In a single window of the Panthera uncia isolate 11264 chromosome B2 unlocalized genomic scaffold, Puncia_PCG_1.0 HiC_scaffold_25, whole genome shotgun sequence genome:
- the TUBB2A gene encoding tubulin beta-2A chain isoform X2: protein MREIVHIQAGQCGNQIGAKFWEVISDEHGIDPTGSYHGDSDLQLERINVYYNEAAGNKYVPRAILVDLEPGTMDSVRSGPFGQIFRPDNFVFGQSGAGNNWAKGHYTEGAELVDSVLDVVRKESESCDCLQGFQLTHSLGGGTGSGMGTLLISKIREEYPDRIMNTFSVMPSPKVSDTVVEPYNATLSVHQLVENTDETYSIDNEALYDICFRTLKLTTPTYGDLNHLVSATMSGVTTCLRFPGQLNADLRKLAVNMVPFPRLHFFMPGFAPLTSRGSQQYRALTVPELTQQMFDSKNMMAACDPRHGRYLTVAAIFRGRMSMKEVDEQMLNVQNKNSSYFVEWIPNNVKTAVCDIPPRGLKMSATFIGNSTAIQELFKRISEQFTAMFRRKAFLHWYTGEGMDEMEFTEAESNMNDLVSEYQQYQDATADEQGEFEEEEGEDEA, encoded by the exons ttttgGGAGGTCATCAGTGATGAGCATGGGATCGACCCCACTGGCAGTTACCATGGAGACAGTGACTTGCAGCTGGAGAGAATCAATGTGTACTACAACGAAGCTGCTG GTAACAAATACGTACCTCGGGCCATCCTGGTGGATCTGGAGCCAGGCACCATGGACTCGGTCAGGTCTGGACCATTTGGCCAGATCTTCAGGCCAGACAACTTCGTGTTCG GCCAGAGCGGTGCTGGAAACAACTGGGCAAAGGGCCACTACACAGAGGGAGCTGAGCTGGTCGACTCGGTCCTGGACGTGGTGAGGAAGGAATCAGAAAGCTGTGACTGTCTGCAGGGCTTCCAGCTGACCCACTCACTGGGGGGCGGCACAGGGTCTGGGATGGGCACCCTGCTCATCAGCAAGATCCGGGAGGAGTATCCCGACCGCATCATGAACACCTTCAGCGTCATGCCCTCGCCCAAGGTGTCAGACACGGTGGTCGAGCCCTACAACGCCACCCTGTCGGTGCACCAGCTGGTGGAGAACACAGATGAAACCTACTCCATTGACAACGAGGCGCTGTACGACATCTGCTTCCGCACCCTGAAACTGACCACCCCCACGTACGGCGACCTCAACCACCTGGTGTCGGCCACCATGAGCGGGGTCACCACCTGCCTGCGCTTCCCGGGCCAGCTGAACGCCGACCTGCGCAAGCTGGCCGTGAACATGGTGCCCTTCCCGCGCCTGCACTTCTTCATGCCCGGCTTCGCGCCGCTCACCAGCCGGGGCAGCCAGCAGTACCGCGCGCTCACGGTGCCCGAGCTGACCCAGCAGATGTTCGACTCCAAGAACATGATGGCCGCGTGCGACCCGCGCCACGGCCGCTACCTGACCGTGGCTGCCATCTTCCGCGGCCGCATGTCCATGAAGGAGGTGGACGAGCAGATGCTCAACGTGCAGAACAAGAACAGCAGCTACTTCGTCGAGTGGATCCCCAACAACGTGAAGACGGCCGTGTGCGACATCCCGCCGCGCGGCCTCAAGATGTCGGCCACCTTCATCGGCAACAGCACGGCCATCCAGGAGCTGTTCAAGCGCATCTCGGAGCAGTTCACGGCCATGTTCCGGCGCAAGGCCTTCCTGCACTGGTACACGGGCGAGGGCATGGATGAGATGGAGTTCACCGAGGCCGAGAGCAACATGAACGACCTGGTGTCCGAGTACCAGCAGTACCAGGACGCCACGGCCGACGAGCAGGGCGAGttcgaggaggaggagggcgaggaCGAGGCTTAA
- the TUBB2A gene encoding tubulin beta-2A chain isoform X1 — protein MREIVHIQAGQCGNQIGAKFWEVISDEHGIDPTGSYHGDSDLQLERINVYYNEAAGNKYVPRAILVDLEPGTMDSVRSGPFGQIFRPDNFVFGQSGAGNNWAKGHYTEGAELVDSVLDVVRKESESCDCLQGFQLTHSLGGGTGSGMGTLLISKIREEYPDRIMNTFSVMPSPKVSDTVVEPYNATLSVHQLVENTDETYSIDNEALYDICFRTLKLTTPTYGDLNHLVSATMSGVTTCLRFPGQLNADLRKLAVNMVPFPRLHFFMPGFAPLTSRGSQQYRALTVPELTQQMFDSKNMMAACDPRHGRYLTVAAIFRGRMSMKEVDEQMLNVQNKNSSYFVEWIPNNVKTAVCDIPPRGLKMSATFIGNSTAIQELFKRISEQFTAMFRRKAFLHWYTGEGMDEMEFTEAESNMNDLVSEYQQYQDATADEQGEFEEEEGEDEA, from the exons ATGCGCGAGATCGTGCACATCCAGGCGGGCCAGTGCGGCAACCAGATCGGCGCCAAG ttttgGGAGGTCATCAGTGATGAGCATGGGATCGACCCCACTGGCAGTTACCATGGAGACAGTGACTTGCAGCTGGAGAGAATCAATGTGTACTACAACGAAGCTGCTG GTAACAAATACGTACCTCGGGCCATCCTGGTGGATCTGGAGCCAGGCACCATGGACTCGGTCAGGTCTGGACCATTTGGCCAGATCTTCAGGCCAGACAACTTCGTGTTCG GCCAGAGCGGTGCTGGAAACAACTGGGCAAAGGGCCACTACACAGAGGGAGCTGAGCTGGTCGACTCGGTCCTGGACGTGGTGAGGAAGGAATCAGAAAGCTGTGACTGTCTGCAGGGCTTCCAGCTGACCCACTCACTGGGGGGCGGCACAGGGTCTGGGATGGGCACCCTGCTCATCAGCAAGATCCGGGAGGAGTATCCCGACCGCATCATGAACACCTTCAGCGTCATGCCCTCGCCCAAGGTGTCAGACACGGTGGTCGAGCCCTACAACGCCACCCTGTCGGTGCACCAGCTGGTGGAGAACACAGATGAAACCTACTCCATTGACAACGAGGCGCTGTACGACATCTGCTTCCGCACCCTGAAACTGACCACCCCCACGTACGGCGACCTCAACCACCTGGTGTCGGCCACCATGAGCGGGGTCACCACCTGCCTGCGCTTCCCGGGCCAGCTGAACGCCGACCTGCGCAAGCTGGCCGTGAACATGGTGCCCTTCCCGCGCCTGCACTTCTTCATGCCCGGCTTCGCGCCGCTCACCAGCCGGGGCAGCCAGCAGTACCGCGCGCTCACGGTGCCCGAGCTGACCCAGCAGATGTTCGACTCCAAGAACATGATGGCCGCGTGCGACCCGCGCCACGGCCGCTACCTGACCGTGGCTGCCATCTTCCGCGGCCGCATGTCCATGAAGGAGGTGGACGAGCAGATGCTCAACGTGCAGAACAAGAACAGCAGCTACTTCGTCGAGTGGATCCCCAACAACGTGAAGACGGCCGTGTGCGACATCCCGCCGCGCGGCCTCAAGATGTCGGCCACCTTCATCGGCAACAGCACGGCCATCCAGGAGCTGTTCAAGCGCATCTCGGAGCAGTTCACGGCCATGTTCCGGCGCAAGGCCTTCCTGCACTGGTACACGGGCGAGGGCATGGATGAGATGGAGTTCACCGAGGCCGAGAGCAACATGAACGACCTGGTGTCCGAGTACCAGCAGTACCAGGACGCCACGGCCGACGAGCAGGGCGAGttcgaggaggaggagggcgaggaCGAGGCTTAA